One region of Microbacterium rhizosphaerae genomic DNA includes:
- a CDS encoding carbohydrate ABC transporter permease produces the protein MTTETELVVTAPAQLRHGLDAVRRAPAAPRTRRRWPSILKHAGLIALSLLMVYPLLWLVASSLKPNGDIFKDLTIFPSHVTLQNYVTGWNDLQLPFGVFILNSTLIAVGCIIGNLVSCSLAAYAFARVRFRGRAIFFAIMLGTIMLPFQVVMVPQFTIFKELGWLNTFLPLIVPKFVAVDAFFIFLMVQFIRALPNEIFEAARIDGAGHPRMFAQITLPLMVPALATTTIFTFIWTWSDFFGPLLYLRLPSTFTVSIALKGYLDAQSTSDYGSMFAMSVVSLLPLFLIFLVGQKYLIKGFATTGIK, from the coding sequence ATGACGACTGAAACCGAACTCGTGGTCACCGCGCCGGCGCAGTTGCGCCACGGTCTGGACGCCGTGCGGCGCGCTCCCGCCGCGCCACGGACCCGCAGAAGGTGGCCCTCGATCCTCAAGCACGCGGGGCTCATCGCACTCTCGCTCCTGATGGTGTATCCGCTGCTCTGGCTCGTGGCATCCAGCCTGAAGCCGAACGGCGACATCTTCAAAGACCTCACGATCTTCCCGTCGCACGTCACGCTCCAGAACTACGTGACCGGCTGGAACGATCTGCAGCTGCCGTTCGGCGTCTTCATCCTGAATTCGACCCTCATCGCCGTCGGCTGCATCATCGGCAACCTGGTCTCCTGCTCCCTGGCCGCCTACGCGTTCGCCCGGGTGCGATTCCGGGGCCGCGCGATCTTCTTCGCGATCATGCTGGGGACGATCATGCTTCCCTTCCAGGTCGTGATGGTCCCCCAGTTCACGATCTTCAAGGAGCTCGGCTGGCTGAACACCTTCCTCCCGCTGATCGTCCCCAAGTTCGTCGCCGTGGACGCGTTCTTCATCTTCTTGATGGTCCAGTTCATCCGCGCCCTGCCCAACGAGATCTTCGAGGCCGCGCGGATCGACGGCGCCGGACATCCCCGGATGTTCGCGCAGATCACCCTGCCGCTTATGGTGCCGGCGCTGGCCACGACGACGATCTTCACGTTCATCTGGACCTGGAGCGACTTCTTCGGGCCGCTGCTGTACCTCCGGCTGCCGTCGACCTTCACGGTGTCGATCGCGCTCAAGGGGTACCTCGACGCCCAGTCGACCTCCGACTACGGGTCGATGTTCGCGATGTCCGTCGTCTCGCTCCTGCCCCTGTTCCTCATCTTCCTCGTCGGTCAGAAGTACCTCATCAAGGGCTTCGCGACCACGGGCATCAAGTGA
- a CDS encoding ABC transporter substrate-binding protein — protein sequence MTRNAGSIARKVAVGAALVGSLILAGCSGTSSGSTTPHAGTTFNPKEKVTLEASWWGDDTRAALFHKVIQQFEDKYPNVTVKETPVGSPDDLFNRLATDFGGGGETAPDLFALGGAKPQEYGSAGALLDLGTVKNIVQSDKYPDFSLTSAEVDGKLYGLPTGGNATAAFINTDIFTQAGVPVPDSTWTWNDLISAADKIGSMGLKNAQGKPIYGLDLRVADILGTFAAQETKYGVYSPDGKLAIKAGTIADWYKIEKRLNDGKGLPDPSIVTAGAALPPNQQLYTLGQAAITFGYSNLVGSYSAGGTTQILPPPTDTKKNGVALLPSAFWAINAQTKHPAAAAELMNWFLNDPETAKLILDTRGVPFNPEQAKIVTPLLQGPNKVAAEYVAQTLKSGTVAPPQPNGGANFNKYAQDGETQVLFGKQTPQQAADDFIQKLSTDLAQSQG from the coding sequence ATGACGCGTAATGCAGGTTCCATCGCCCGGAAGGTCGCGGTCGGTGCCGCGCTCGTCGGCTCACTCATCCTGGCTGGATGCTCCGGCACCTCGAGCGGCTCGACCACTCCGCACGCGGGCACGACGTTCAACCCCAAGGAGAAGGTCACCCTCGAGGCGTCGTGGTGGGGCGACGACACGCGCGCGGCCCTGTTCCACAAGGTCATCCAGCAATTCGAAGACAAATATCCGAATGTCACCGTCAAGGAGACGCCGGTCGGAAGCCCCGACGACCTCTTCAACCGTCTCGCCACCGACTTCGGCGGCGGCGGCGAGACGGCCCCCGACCTCTTCGCACTCGGCGGGGCGAAGCCGCAGGAGTACGGTTCGGCCGGCGCGCTCCTGGATCTCGGCACGGTGAAGAACATCGTCCAGTCGGACAAGTACCCCGACTTCTCCCTCACGAGCGCGGAGGTCGACGGCAAGCTGTACGGCCTGCCCACCGGCGGAAACGCGACCGCGGCATTCATCAACACCGACATCTTCACGCAGGCCGGCGTTCCGGTACCCGACTCCACGTGGACGTGGAACGACCTGATCTCTGCTGCCGACAAGATCGGCTCGATGGGTCTGAAGAACGCGCAGGGCAAGCCGATCTACGGCCTAGACCTGCGTGTCGCCGACATCCTCGGCACCTTCGCCGCCCAGGAGACGAAGTACGGCGTCTACAGCCCCGACGGCAAGCTCGCCATCAAGGCCGGCACGATCGCCGACTGGTACAAGATCGAGAAGCGGCTCAACGACGGCAAGGGCCTTCCCGACCCCTCGATCGTGACAGCCGGTGCGGCGCTGCCGCCGAACCAGCAGCTGTACACGCTGGGACAGGCCGCGATCACCTTCGGCTACAGCAACCTCGTCGGTTCGTACTCTGCCGGGGGCACGACCCAGATCCTTCCCCCGCCCACCGACACGAAGAAGAACGGCGTTGCACTGCTGCCCTCCGCGTTCTGGGCGATCAACGCGCAGACCAAGCACCCTGCCGCGGCCGCGGAGCTCATGAACTGGTTCCTGAACGACCCCGAGACCGCGAAGCTCATCCTCGACACCCGCGGCGTGCCGTTCAACCCGGAACAGGCCAAGATCGTCACCCCGCTGCTCCAGGGGCCCAACAAGGTGGCTGCCGAGTACGTCGCCCAGACGCTGAAGAGCGGCACGGTCGCCCCGCCGCAGCCCAACGGGGGCGCGAACTTCAACAAGTACGCGCAGGACGGAGAGACGCAGGTGCTGTTCGGCAAGCAGACGCCTCAGCAGGCTGCGGACGACTTCATCCAGAAGCTGTCGACGGACCTGGCGCAGAGCCAGGGCTGA
- a CDS encoding LacI family DNA-binding transcriptional regulator, whose protein sequence is MTRSSGAATITQVAKHAGVSPATVSRVMNGRFAGEPEVAERVRQSAAELAYSPSHLARSLALGQTHAIAFVVPDLANPAFQAMLSSLSKAAAKDGYRVLVADSAESPQDEPLLVAEVRGRCDAIVLCAPRMTDAELVHLGAGLKPLVLINRANSRLDAPSLSIDYQSGIRNLVRHLYDLGHRHLVYLDGPPESASNRDRLAGLDEMQRLHPDLVVDRIPAGASIESGTAAARAVTASSATAVVAYNDLVAIGAMNGLLELGVRVPEDISVTGFDDIPFARYTTPPLTTVSVPHEELGGQAWLRMRALLAGEVPGHDVVFQPRVEQRRSTGEPRS, encoded by the coding sequence GTGACGAGGAGTTCGGGGGCCGCGACGATCACTCAGGTCGCCAAGCACGCGGGCGTGTCGCCGGCCACGGTGTCGCGGGTCATGAACGGCAGGTTCGCGGGCGAGCCCGAGGTCGCGGAGCGTGTGCGTCAGTCCGCCGCGGAGCTGGCCTATTCTCCGAGTCATCTCGCCCGCAGCCTCGCCCTCGGGCAGACGCACGCGATCGCCTTCGTCGTCCCCGATCTGGCGAACCCCGCCTTCCAGGCGATGCTCTCCAGCCTCAGCAAAGCGGCCGCGAAAGACGGCTACCGGGTGCTCGTCGCGGACTCCGCGGAGTCTCCGCAGGACGAGCCTCTGCTGGTGGCCGAGGTGCGGGGGCGGTGCGACGCGATCGTCCTGTGCGCCCCGCGGATGACGGACGCGGAACTCGTCCACCTCGGGGCCGGTCTGAAGCCGCTCGTCCTGATAAACCGCGCGAATTCGCGTCTGGATGCGCCATCGCTGTCGATCGACTACCAGTCCGGCATCCGCAATCTCGTCCGTCACCTCTACGACCTCGGACACCGGCACCTCGTCTATCTCGACGGACCACCGGAGAGCGCGTCGAACCGTGACCGCCTCGCGGGTCTGGATGAGATGCAGCGCCTCCACCCGGATCTCGTCGTGGATCGCATCCCCGCCGGTGCGAGCATCGAGAGCGGCACGGCGGCGGCCCGGGCGGTGACGGCGTCATCGGCGACGGCTGTCGTCGCCTACAACGATCTTGTGGCGATCGGAGCCATGAACGGCCTCCTCGAGCTCGGCGTGCGCGTACCGGAGGACATCTCGGTCACGGGATTCGACGACATCCCTTTCGCCCGCTACACGACGCCCCCGCTGACCACGGTGTCCGTCCCGCACGAGGAGCTCGGCGGCCAGGCGTGGCTGCGCATGAGGGCGCTGCTGGCCGGCGAGGTCCCGGGACACGACGTGGTCTTCCAGCCACGCGTGGAGCAGCGCCGCTCGACGGGCGAGCCGCGGTCCTGA
- a CDS encoding MGH1-like glycoside hydrolase domain-containing protein — MTVIDEALTRLRQGRAEAPGPIGEEFRSHGIGFAAIGGPLEARWDQAVAELGACVGALGDGDAPVLSEGGVYRGSWIESTGTISAEVLTRFAPTVARETFLQFARHQRDDGLIPYKVTADGEAFTQIQIVTPLARSVWNHYLLSGRDRGFLAAMYGAMSRNDTWLAVHRDTRGTGGVEAFCTFDTGHDLSPRFWFAPDRCYRGDAARVDPASPVLPYIAPDLTANIACQRAYLALIAEELGDDPEPWRRKADASLTALWRECWDAADETFYDRAKDGAPVRIVSDVLLRVLACEVGDDDVFGRALERYLMHTGRFLAHYGFTSLAMDDPRFDHDFRRNSWAGPVNFLALLRVPQAFEAHGRVAELGVASMPVLSAVALADRFPQCLDPWSGEAGFTEVYSPSILWFLDAIERWTGILPRPDGDLWFTCLSPTRLDHGAAARAVASSRTIDGVHFESAADDDEVVVLRDGAVHVRFPRGWRVVTDRSGELRSVVCVAAGAVSGQLLRGSESIPLTLSPNERVDVRGLDVVSRSAPGFVAPHA, encoded by the coding sequence ATGACGGTGATCGATGAGGCCCTGACGCGGCTGAGACAGGGACGAGCGGAGGCTCCGGGTCCGATCGGCGAGGAGTTCCGGTCCCACGGGATCGGCTTCGCGGCCATCGGAGGGCCGCTCGAGGCCCGGTGGGATCAGGCCGTGGCAGAGCTCGGAGCCTGCGTGGGAGCGCTGGGGGACGGGGACGCCCCCGTGCTCAGCGAGGGAGGCGTGTACCGGGGGAGCTGGATCGAGAGCACCGGGACCATCAGCGCCGAGGTGCTGACGCGATTCGCTCCGACGGTCGCGCGGGAGACGTTCCTGCAGTTCGCCCGACATCAGAGGGACGACGGGCTGATCCCCTACAAAGTGACCGCGGACGGCGAGGCGTTCACCCAGATCCAGATCGTGACGCCGTTGGCGCGCAGCGTCTGGAACCACTATCTGCTCTCCGGACGGGATCGCGGCTTCCTCGCCGCGATGTACGGCGCGATGAGCCGCAACGACACCTGGCTCGCCGTCCATCGCGACACGCGGGGAACGGGCGGTGTCGAGGCGTTCTGCACCTTCGACACCGGGCACGATCTATCGCCGCGGTTCTGGTTCGCCCCTGATCGCTGCTATCGCGGTGACGCGGCGCGGGTGGACCCGGCATCCCCTGTTCTTCCGTACATCGCTCCCGATCTGACCGCGAACATCGCGTGTCAGCGCGCATATCTCGCGCTCATCGCCGAGGAGCTGGGCGACGATCCGGAGCCGTGGCGGCGGAAGGCCGACGCATCTCTCACCGCGCTCTGGCGGGAGTGCTGGGATGCGGCGGACGAGACCTTCTACGACCGGGCCAAGGACGGCGCGCCGGTCCGCATCGTCTCCGACGTGCTGCTACGGGTGCTCGCGTGCGAGGTCGGCGACGACGACGTGTTCGGTCGTGCGCTCGAGCGGTACCTGATGCACACGGGCAGGTTCCTCGCGCACTACGGCTTCACATCGCTCGCCATGGACGATCCGCGCTTCGACCACGATTTCCGTCGCAACTCCTGGGCCGGTCCGGTCAACTTCCTCGCCCTGCTGCGGGTTCCGCAGGCCTTCGAGGCGCACGGACGCGTCGCCGAGCTGGGTGTCGCCTCGATGCCGGTTCTCAGCGCGGTCGCGCTCGCGGATCGGTTTCCGCAGTGTCTGGATCCCTGGAGCGGCGAAGCCGGCTTCACCGAGGTCTACTCGCCGTCGATCCTGTGGTTCCTGGACGCGATCGAGCGGTGGACGGGAATCCTTCCGAGGCCGGACGGCGACCTGTGGTTCACGTGCCTGTCGCCCACGCGGCTCGATCACGGCGCCGCCGCTCGCGCCGTCGCGAGTTCGCGGACGATCGACGGCGTGCACTTCGAATCGGCGGCCGACGACGACGAGGTCGTCGTGCTGCGCGACGGCGCCGTCCACGTGCGCTTCCCGCGCGGCTGGCGTGTCGTGACCGACCGGTCCGGCGAACTCCGCTCCGTCGTGTGCGTGGCCGCGGGCGCCGTGAGCGGACAGCTGCTCCGGGGGAGCGAATCCATCCCGCTGACGCTCTCACCCAACGAACGGGTGGACGTGCGCGGACTGGACGTCGTGTCGCGGAGCGCGCCCGGGTTCGTCGCCCCGCACGCCTGA
- a CDS encoding carbohydrate ABC transporter permease, whose translation MRAAKQAGLPRPKKEKRDNLAGFLFLAPWLVGLVAFTLVPMLASLWFSFTNYNLLKSPLKFPPTFIGFGNYIQMFQDGEFWNSLRVTLVYVVTAVPLQLAVALGLAVLLDRGMRGLPFYRSVFYLPSLLGGSVAVSILWRELFAKDGLLNSFLALFGINAPGWIGDPNYALWTLVLLHVWTFGSPMVIFLAGLRQIPDMYLEAAEMDGAGRWRRFFTITLPLLTPIIFFNLVLQIIFAFQTFTQAYVISGGTGGPADSTMFYSLLLYRVGFLEYHMGYASAMAWFLVVVIGAFTAVNFWFSKYWVFYDD comes from the coding sequence CTGCGCGCCGCGAAGCAGGCGGGGCTGCCGCGCCCGAAGAAGGAGAAGCGCGACAACCTCGCGGGGTTCCTCTTCCTGGCGCCGTGGCTGGTCGGACTGGTGGCGTTCACCCTCGTGCCGATGCTGGCGTCGCTGTGGTTCTCCTTCACGAACTACAACCTGCTGAAGTCCCCCCTCAAGTTCCCCCCGACCTTCATCGGATTCGGCAACTACATCCAGATGTTCCAGGACGGCGAGTTCTGGAACTCCCTGCGCGTGACCCTGGTCTACGTCGTGACGGCGGTGCCGCTGCAGCTCGCCGTCGCCCTCGGGCTGGCCGTGCTCCTGGACCGCGGCATGCGCGGCCTTCCGTTCTACCGTTCGGTGTTCTACCTGCCGAGCCTGCTGGGCGGATCGGTTGCGGTGTCGATCCTGTGGCGCGAGCTGTTCGCGAAGGACGGGCTGCTCAACAGCTTCCTCGCACTCTTCGGCATCAACGCGCCGGGCTGGATCGGAGACCCCAACTATGCGCTGTGGACGCTCGTGCTGCTGCACGTGTGGACCTTCGGCTCTCCCATGGTGATCTTCCTCGCCGGTCTCCGGCAGATTCCCGACATGTACCTCGAGGCGGCCGAGATGGACGGCGCCGGACGCTGGCGACGCTTCTTCACGATCACGCTGCCGCTGCTGACGCCGATCATCTTCTTCAACCTCGTGCTGCAGATCATCTTCGCGTTCCAGACCTTCACCCAGGCGTACGTCATCTCCGGCGGCACAGGCGGACCGGCGGACTCGACGATGTTCTACTCGCTGCTGCTCTACCGGGTCGGATTCCTCGAATACCACATGGGCTACGCATCCGCGATGGCCTGGTTCCTCGTGGTGGTGATCGGCGCCTTCACCGCTGTCAACTTCTGGTTCTCGAAGTATTGGGTGTTCTATGACGACTGA